The following DNA comes from Diadema setosum chromosome 20, eeDiaSeto1, whole genome shotgun sequence.
cttcgaagtcagacatcctacctgttttttaTCACTTTTAGCGTgttaaccactggacattcccgttgttgaaatgaaaaagtttcttacactacttaggagtaatttcttgtagatttataccactcctgcacaagtgtggtctttctttcatgaagaagaaaatgatactTAGGGAACGTCCCAGTCAAGCAAAAGCTcgagctcattttacagagcttggaaaatgtaagcaattgctagcaagaactagcataAGGTATGCTTTTTGCAtatgtttttaagcaaatgcctgggctctaagcaattgcttgcgggcagcaagcaattgcttgtgctagcaaaagcttctgctcgcaagcaattgcttgtttttatgcatgcCGATTCGAGTATAAGGCTAGCACAAACAATTGCCAtcgtttatgcatccggcccactTTCCTACAAGCACCTGCTTGGTTTATGCATTCGTCCATTGGGCTAACCGCTtgtaccttttgcttgtcccgcacaagcaacgggacaaatgcatgaaacaagcaattgcttgtaagcaattgcttcaagcaaaagcacaagctcctctagcgtctagcaaaaggtctagctcaagatATCGCTTAAATCCATACgcataaccttttgcttgtgcatataccttttgcttgtcccgcacaagcaattgcttgcgttttcaacaaaagggtcGTCAAGCCTCTGCAAACACAAGAAGAAAGGCGAGTGTGACAGGGCGTGTGTGTTCgaaaacatttcctgacatagcagaacaGCTATGAACCAAATGACATTCATAAATGCACGCACACATCTATACTTCCACacgtactggctgattcccatcactgcttacaGTAGCCCGGATatgccagatcgcacgtggagagaggtctccttgctctccaccgaagtcagacatcctacctgtttttcatcacactttgcgtgctaaccactggacattcccgttgttgaaacgAAAAAGTTTCTCACACTACTTAGGAGTAaattcttgtagatttataccactcctaaaaaaagtgtggtctttcttttatgaatatgaaaatgatacttgaAAAGGGATGTCCCatttaagcaaaagctcaagctcattttacggAGCTTCGAAAATCGTaggcaattgctagcaagaacaagcaCAAGGTATGGTTTATGCTTACGTTTTCAAGCAAGTTCTCTGTCTCTAAAGCAATTGCTTGAGGACAGCGAGCatttgcttgtgcttgctagcaaaagcttctgctcgtaagcaattgctgttttttttttttttttgcatacggattcgagtataAAGggtagctcaagcaattgctagcgtttatgcatccggcccattGCTTGGCATTGCTTGcgtcttcaaaaaaaaaaaaaaaaaaaaaagtgacgttcaagttcaagttcaagttcatatttattcgttttttccacaatatacaaacataaatctcactttcttaagtgacaaaaacaatgcatacaattgtacagagaaggcaacaataataggaaaaaaatttttaacagtagcgatacattgcaatagGTGCTAAGATAACGAAGTGAAATGGTTTTCAATAtatgcattgtgtgaaaaaaacggagggacccactaaaaagacagagcttgtagagtgtgggcccctcttgtaTTAGAAGCCCgatgtaaaaattgaattgaaaacagcaaaaaatcCGCACAAAAAGTTCGTCACAAAAAAGTTTGGGAGcccactaagagacagacgaacaaacagttatacataaagcaacaacaaacagagtTATGAACATGCAACAGGACTGGGACAGCAACAAGACTACTTGTaggaggaaaaacaagaaacaaacagacttgACGACACAAGAGGAAACATGACTATAGCGTGATAACGAGGTAACAGAATAGAAAGGAATATGCAACACAGACAACGATCCTCGGAGgtttgaggaagaaagagaagaagaaaaaagaatatagaacaaacccttcaactgcAAAGTATAGGTTAAAGAAAATCTTATAATCAAGGCTTGAGCAATAGCTAGAATAATAAAGAGAACGGCAATGCCGATATTGCGGATGAGTAACAAAGTAAGCCTATTAACTAATCTGATTCTGCGAGTCGTCATTataagattgtaaaagaaaagactttaatctccttttaaaggAGTATATAGATGGAGCAGATTTTAAATCATGATTcagggaattccaataatttggtccagtgtaaataagtgtattctttgctaaaatcgttcgaagaagtggtaaatgaaactcgTTAGAACGCCGGGTGGGGTaattatggaatgattgatttttttgaaacaTAGAACCAAAGATAGGTGggagtaaattgttatcatacatatacatgaattGACCTAAGTTAAATAAGAATAATTCGTTGATTTTTAATAGCTTATAACAGtaaaacaatgcatttgtatgtgaacGTGTAGGAGAATTAGAAATAAtacggagggctttcttttgcaataataacACTCTATTCAGCAGTGTCTGATGAGTATTGCCCCAAgctaaaattccgtaattaAGGTAAGGGAGTATCAAAGAGGAGTATAACACTAATAGGGTCTTTTCAGGAATATAGAATTTCAGTCTATTCATAACACCTATATTGCGAGAGATAATTTTGCAGATATGATCAATATGtattttccaagaaagtttattatctacaaaaataccaagaaatctAAAACATGACACACTTTCTAAATTACAATAATTCAGAACTATTTCTGAATTCAAAGAATCAACAGTATTGCTGAAAAgcagatattttgttttttgaacattcaaagataacttGTTAGCTCTGACCCAGTTGGTTACTTTTTTCAATTCCGTATTTACTTGTTGAACAAGAACATCGATATCGTTATGGGCAAGAAAAACactggtatcatcagcaaaatgtataaaagaaagtagCTCTGAAACAGAGgagaaatcattgatataaattatgaataacagcggccctaaaagacttccctgtggaaCGCCACACTTAACATCTCTTATAACTGAATGATTATCTTTGATTGAAACAAACTGTTTTCTGTTAGCTAAATAagtcttgaaccactccaaggccttcccgcgTATTCCATAGTGCGATAACTTATGGagcaaaatgttatgattaatcgtatcgaaggccttggagaagtccaagaatatACTAATTAAATGAGAATGGTTGTCGGTTGCATTAACAACTTtatcaataaaatgaagaaCTGCGTGGATGGTACTGTGTCTCTCTCGAAAACCAAACTGgcaatttgtgaatattttgtgcacattaaaaaaattaataattctggtgtatattattttttctaaaactttcgacaatgaagaaaataaagagattggACGATAATTGCTGACATCCAGATTATTacctttcttaaatattggaattactttagccaatttcatttcatcaggAAAAATACCATTAGAAATTGACAGATTAAAAATGTGGGCCAAGGGATCTGCAACTGAGGATATGACACCTTTAAGGATACaattatctatatcatcataaccggaacttcgtttgtttgttaaagAGGATACAATGTCGATAATCTCATGTCTATTTGTTGGagttaaaaaaatagaatttgGGTTATTCTGGCCTAAAAATTCAGTGAAATTCTGTTCTGTAGCCGGAATATCATGAGCAagcgtttcacctatttttgaaaaataagaattaaaaatatttgcaatatcaacagggtcatcaattatttcatcatcccactttatttcactaatttctgcTTTTTTATTCGGAATATTCATAGCctgttttaaaactttccagGTATTCTTAATATCAGTCTTGTATCTCAACAGCTGCTGAGaataatatcttttcttttccaagCGTAAAATCCTGGTTaatgtgtttttatatgatgtatatttgttctttgttcgttcagttttttccattttgtatttataatacaatcgatttttttctgtttattgaaCGGAGAATTGATTTGGAAATCCATGGTAATCTAGGTGTCTTTTTAtaattcattttacttttttgctttggaataaTAACatccaaaagaaaattaaacatttccataaaattatcaaaagaCTCATTAACATCATCACTTTCATACACTCGTGACCAATCAGCATTTTCAAGAGCAGCATCAAAACTGGCTAatttttcacatgaaattttGCGTTTGAATAAAGGAGATGAAGGTTTTGCATCATTGACTAAAGTTTTCAAAGTAAAGTGGGTCATGATTGGATAATGGTCGGTCACATCTGAAAGAACTATAAAAGATTCGGGAAGGGGTAAGATATTGCAAAACAAATTGTCAATTAAAGTAGCAGAGTGATCCGTGATGCGAGTCGGTTTGGAAATGAGTGGCAGAAAGGATGAAGACAAAAGTGTTTCGAGAAACTCGTTGGGGATATGATCATCTCCAGCTTTTAGCAAATCAATATTATAATCACCAAGAAGAAAACAATCCTTATTACGAAAAACTGGGTTTTTTAACACGTCTGAAAGATAAGTCACAAAAtctaaaatatttgaatttggAGGTCTGTATATTATGCCCAATAACACATTCCTACATCCTGGGATATAAATTTCTACAAAAAGAGATTCAACAGTGTTATTCATTCTAGAAATGTCGTTATGaacaatacatttgtaaataCTTGATACGTAAAATGCCACACCGCCTCCACTTCTGTCCGATCTATTACTGACATACATATTGTATCCGTCAATTGCAAAGGAATCTTCCGTAGTGGAAGTCAACCAGGTTTCGCTAAGTCCAATGACAGAAAGTGATTGGCCAGCATCGGATTCTAATAAAAACTTTAACTCATCGAAATGCTTATTCAAACTTCTTATGTTTAAATGCAGCAAAGAAAATGTGTCTTTAGAGAAACTAAAATACATATCTTTACATTGATTTACTGTTACGTAATTACATGacatattcaaatttaaatCATTAGTTAAATCATAAGGCAGATCATTTACCGCTGAATTAAGATTATAGGCAACTAAGTTGTCATAAGGAGTTGTTAGAGTACTTGGTGCCTCATCAACTGAATCGGATTCGGATGTTGTGAGCCTATTACACAattcaaaaaaatcatcatttggCACGGAATAAAAGGGTGCATTTGAGAGATCAGCCATAACAAAAGACGAGATTGCCTAAAATATAGACCTGCATTAACAGTATAGGTGTAATGGGGAAGTGCCAATTTATTATGCAATGGGAGAATAACCAGCAGACGGAATGTGACAAAGCACGGGAAATAATCGATGCACATAGCAATGTGCATGGGTTGCATAAAGACCTGAATAAATAGAGGATCGTTGCGAAGGAAGGGAACTGGGAATAAAAGAATGCAGGATAAGTTGAGCTAGAAGGGTCAGTAACGATGAGAGAGAAGAACAAGGAACACACAGAACAGGTGAGCGAAGATTCGAGTGTCTCGGTGGGCTTccgataaaaaataaaaagataaacgTGTACAAAAAGTTCGGCGGAGCATTatagaagagaaagaaatgagtGTATGAAAACTGAAAAAGCCAGATTTATGGCATAGTGACGTAACAAAAGTAATAAAAACATAGctatatacacacaaatgactAATATACACATCGGTACCAAATTTACTGCGAGTTAAACGGGCAATGGCGTCTTGAAAATCCACATAGgcaataaaaaagaagacagaAATACTGGTGGTACAGGAATCTTATCATTAGTATATTTCCATAGGATGTGTATCTATGTGCTACTTGTGTACCCTTTCTATACATAAACCTGGACATCGTACATGCTAAATACGAAAGGGTTACATAATCCCTGCTCTATACACTAGTACATTTCTCACAAGGGAAGACTGCGGATACTCGGGTAAAGGCCCAGAATTTGTACACTCAGATCAGAGGAGTATTAAAAGTTATGGACTAtcctttaaaaacaaatattttgtttagAAGGAAAATATAACATAGATAAACATTAATAATCGTCTTTATCAGGGATAAAGAGGTAAAAAATATGgtatgtggtttttttttttcccgtgcATAATGTTATTTACATTcaaaagctattttttttttcaacatatccGGGCATCGGGAGATACTCCAGCCGCATGGTGGCGCTGTTTATACATGTGTTAAGCGCTCAGTTGCTTATTCGTTCTTCCAAGCAGCAAACTACTTGTACATCTATTAACCTCTTATTTATCACTAGCATTCAGACAAACCAAAATATGCAATCAAACGAGAGGACAGTAGCATGactaggaagaaaaaaaaaaaacacaaacaaaccagcaaAATCATAGTGAGTTCCAATAAACAATATTTCGAAACTTGCTTTTCTAGCAGACTACAACAAAATTTTCCCCTAAAGAGGCAAAATATTGTGATGTATGAGGCTGTAATAGGTATAGGGATTGCCTCTAAAGACAGAGGAGGTTACTTAGATGAAAAATTGGTGATATAGTACACTTGTAGATTCACATATCATTCTTGAGCTGATGTCAAGTACATACCTGGACATTGTATAATCCAATGAAATATTGTTTCATATATGCATGGTTCACACGTAAATGCATGACCATTAGACCCAGATCAAACTAGGCGCTCAGCTAATAATTATTCATTCAAGTCAAACATTGTGTTTGGAACCGAATGGCACCTGGGTAGACCTTTATGGTCGTCTCTATCAAACGGGGgttggggaagggggggggggggagtggagtAGGAAGCAATTGAGACGCATTCATTGGCATGCAAACGTGCAATAGCAGAAATTGATTTTATGTACCCGAGTTCtagaaataggaaaaaaaaaaacccaacagatTACAATACCAACACCAATATCAAGATGGTGTTGTTGATAGTATACGCTCAGTAGACTAACGGTTTGCTTCCAAACTACAGATGAAGAGCTTACTCCCGGGAGAACTAAATCCATACATAGAATGGACCAGCGCCCCCGGAAGCAGGCCGCTCTATGTCATAGCATAGAACTCATCACGGATTACAAGcacaagaagaaaagaaaaaaaaaagaacaagaaaacaaaatctgataaaaacaaacaacagacaaGAGCAGCGCACGGGTAAACACCAAAGCACTGTGCTTTTTACAAAATTAGATATTCATTCACACATACTCAAAAAATGGAGCAAATATAAATTGTGTAGCGTAACAAGTTGTGGgagcgaaagaaaaaaaaaacaacaacaggggGAGAGAAAATTTCTCCCTCAAGGAAAATCTGGTTACACAGGTGAACATACGGTTATCATTCATTGGCTATTCGTCTGTTTGTTTATCTGGACATCGTATACAATACatatgaatatttcatatttatatacagTATGATCCTACATGAGTCATACCAAAATACGTAAACTTAAAATGGGAATTAGATCGCAGATATGCATTGATCAACATCCCCGCATACTCGCCGTACAAAGAGAATTAGGCACTCCCGATCAAAATCTTTGATTACTTTCGTGTCTGGTACTGAATTTGGGCTAAAAATAAGCAGGTATTGTTCAAACCATTCTCGTTTTGCAGTGACAAATCTGCATACTGTGTTGTCATAAAATCTCCTATCCATTAAATAATGCAGTCTTTTATCCAAAACactattgagaaaaaaaaaatgaaagaggaatCTCGGAAATGCCTATATCTCGGAAACACCTTATGTTTAAAACAAACCCAAACGATACGGGGATATGGTATGATCTTAAAGTCGGAACAAGGACATAGAAAAGAAAGTATGCATAATATTATTTCGCGTACCGTaccaccagggaggtggattcttcccacctccctggtaccaCAAAATACCTACAAAACATATCCAAAACCCAAACGATAAGGGACAATGACGGGAAGAAATAAATTTTCCCACGcaaagagatggaaaaaaaaagttttgcaaATAACCCTTTCATCATTACAATGGACGGTTAGATTATGTTTGTATCACCAAAGAATACCCTCGTTTAggaggttcttttttttttcaaaaaatagagtttgtttgtttaagagGTTCTGCTTGATACCAGGccaaaagggagaaaaaaaaaaacctagcaTATTACCCCAAATGATTGTGCTGTTGATGTCAATGAAAATGAAGCCATAGGTACTTTTCTGTCTTAGACGAAGTATCATACCAATCATCAATCTGTAAGCATCTATCAGCATTATGCGCAttgtataacacacacacaaaaaaaagacacaacaaGACAACAAGCAAGATAAGACGCGCTAATATCGGGCCATCTCGCCATTCAACCATACTATGTGAtattggcattaaaaaaaaaacggattACATGATGACATCGAATAGATTCCTCTTAAAGGATTTTTGTAAGATTCAATTTGTAAATGAAGggtaataactttttttttaacttaaaaGACCCCACACAGACAAGTTACAACATTCAGCGTATAAATAAAACTGtaaattatctttaatatcTGAGATGGGATTTCACTTGTTGCATTTCACTTACGATAGTTACGAGAAGTAGGCCAAAATGAGCGATGGTGAAGATGCAAAGACATGTAAGCAGATCTTTGAGGGGTTGTCAGTTCTATCAGTCCCTTCCTTGATTGATACAACGTGGCAGGCTAAATACGCTTCTGATTATTATAGCAATAGATGTAACGGAATGATGTTGCCAGCAGCGGAACCATTAATGTCGATTGCACTTTATCAAAGGCTTACTGTATCCGAAATGTTCCAATTGGGTTGTTTGTGGTGATCAGGAAACAAATTTATCGGAGTTACGTAAAGGGAAACAACTGCGTGCGGTCCTGCATAAAATTATGCGGAGTGGTTATATTaacgtaagaaaaaaaaagaacaaggagAACCAGCGATTAGACGTAAAAGGTCGCGTTTTGTCTGCTGTAACATAACATGGTCTGGGCATCTGGATGGAGCGTGGAGCATTCCGGGCATTGGAGCTCGGAGTTATGTGTACACGATGATCACCGCTTGGTTGTATGTGACATCCAGAAGATGTGCAAAGGCTGCGATCCGATTGTCAAAACATCCCGATAAAAGACTCTCCGATACATTAAATAAGGTTAAAGGTCGCGGTTCATTGCCGGATCTGCCGCTCACATTATGCATGGCTTCTGGAGAAAGGCAAACTTTCGAACAAGTGAAACTATCTTGTACGTAGCGAGAGCAACGATCCGAGAGTATTGAGAGAAGTATCAAATAACTATAGAATTCTAGTGAATTCTTACATTTCAcacacttcttcttcttcttcttcttcttcttcctgttcagTACAGTCCACCTTTGGTGTATTGTCGTACTGTTGGCAGGCATGGTGTGGAGGTGTTTATGTACAGTGCAGGTTAAAATGACTACATTTTCTAGAGTGCAGCTAAAAACATCCCATTCCCTTCTAGCGGAGTTGAATATCTTGCACCACTTGCTTAAACTGAGCTAAAGTGGTGCAGTTGAAGGTATCCTGGGGCAGAGCATTCCATAGTCTGGTTGTGTCTGGGAAGAATGTCCTTTGGTAGCTAACAGTTCGTGCATATGGAATAAAGAGCTTGTGAGAGTGTCCGCGGAGTGATGTTGATGAAGAAGGGTGTATGATATCTGGGGGTATGTCAATGAGTGAGTACTTGATGCGGTACAGCATTACTACCTTGAGTTGAGCCCTGCGCTCTTGAAGTGTAGGCCAATGTAACTGGTGGAGCATGGCTGCAACACTGCTTGTTCGTCTGTAGTCATTGCAGATGAAGCGAGCATAGCGACGTTGCACCATCTCGAGCTTGTGTATATTGTCTTGAGTGAACGGGTCCCAAACGGTGCATGCATATTCCACTATGGGGCGTACCAGTGCTTTGTAGCACAACTCCTTTGTGTTTCTTGGACATGACCTGATGTTGCGTTGTAAGAAAGCGCTGGTTGAGTTTGCTTTCTTTGTTATGACATTGATGTGATGGTTCCAGTTCAAGTTTTGAGTGAGATGGACACCAAGATACTTTGCAGTATCAGCTTGATCGAGGATCTGACCATGGATGTTATAGGACTTGATTATCGGACGTCTCTTTTTGGTTACATGAAGAGTTTGGCATTTCTTGGGGTTGAATTGCATGAGCCAGTCTTCCTCCCATTGCTGTAATGAGTCAAGATCCTGTTGTAACTTGACTGTGTCTGCCTCAGACTTGATGTTACGGTATAACATGCAGTCATCTGCAAATAAGCGTACAGTGGTATCTGGAGATATGCATTCTGGTAGGTCATTGACATATAGAAGAAATAGCAAGGGTCCGAGGACACTACCTTGTGGAACGCCTGAAGTTACATGGCCTGTGGTTGATGAAACTCCTTCCAGGGTGACTTGTTGGGTGCGATTGCGGAGGAAGGCAGAGATCCAGTCATGGGTTTTATCCTGAATGCCTGAATGCCTGAGCATCAAAGCATTACGTAAGGTATTTCGTGGACAAGAGAGCGTTGAAACGTATAAACTCACAAATTTAAGTGATCACCACACTAAGATTTGAAGTGTTGCAAAGCGTTTCGTTGTGATGGTGCTGTTTCAGGCAGAAATCTGGTGGATGAGGTAAGGATTACGTAACTCCTCAAGTCCGCTGCGCACGTAGGACAATGACCAGGATCAGATTGCGAGGCTTTGAATAAAATGCCGATAATGAGTACAAATTTGAATACGAAGTAAAGCTTGGAATTCTTGGTATTTTAGTTTGTATAGACAGTCAAATGGAAAATCCGGCATTGCGGTCATGTTTTTGCGTTCCAGTGGTATATCATAGCGTGGTGAGGTGTGTTTAAATGGTAATGACAGAAGCAGAACACGATGGTCATAGTCAATCTATTATGTGAGTTTAAGAAATACATAATTTCCAAAAATAATAATCCGTAAGTCTTTTTGTTTCACTTACATTGCTTTAGACGCCGAAATAAGCTTAGTTGAGTAGACACAGGTGCACTGGTAATAAACTGACTAGATGCAAGACTCATACCGAATATGAGCCGGTCTATGGTGAAGCGGGTTGACCACCGACAGCTCCCTCCGTCATGGGGGCCAGGGATGGGGGTTGTGACTCTTGGTTAGATGCTATGGTAGCGTTGGGTTGGGGCGTGGCTTTCTCGTCGTTGCGGGTGGCTGAATAAAATGGCGCGGGGTTACCCTTTTGATCTCGCCATCTTCCGCCAGCGAAGTGGAAGCGGGGACCGGCCTGAAATGCGCTCTGCACCTCTGTTTTCCATTTGCTCTTTTCCAGTCGATCCATTTTGGTGAGATCATCGATGACATACATGTCATTGCCGGCGAGAAGTCGTCGTTGCTGCGAAACCACATATCTCTTATCCTGATACGAAAGTAGTTTGACCAGGAAATGTCGGGGTTTGCCAGGGAGTTTTGGTCCGTCTCTATGTGCGCGTTCAATCTTAGGATTTTCCATATGAAaatgactgcacagaaactgtTTAGCAACTTCCATAGGATTCTCATTGAGTTGTTCTTTCAGGCCCACAATGCGAAAGTTGTTTTTACGGGAAAAATCTTTCCAGCTTGTTTTCAGCCGCGGCGGCTTTTTGCAGCAGAGCTTCATGATTTTGAACTCTGAGTTCCAAATTCCGCATTTTTTTCTCCAGTGGGTCAACTCGCTTCTCCAAGTCGTTGGTTCGAGCAGCTTGAAACTCTAACGCTTTTTCAAGATCCTTGAACATGGAGCGAATATCTGCGATTCCCTGTCGGACGAAGGTCTCGAAGTCAGCATGGGAGTCCTCCATTCGCTCTATATTCTCCGCCGGAGTTCTGGCATGTTCCTTTCGTTGAGCACCGCTTCTTAATCCGTAGCTCATGATTGAACCGCGCGCGTGGAAGATTCTGTGTAAAACTCGTGGATTATCAAGAGCGCACACCGCACACGTCCTCACAGATCGATTTCCATCCTCACAGCTCTTTCCATCCtcacgtcacgcctgtgcgaacacaagaacaaagacGGGTGTGACAGCACGTATTGAAAGGGCGtgtgtgtgcggaaacatttcctggCATAGGATCAAAAATTTGTTGAATCAAGAAACTGGAAAGCAAACTCACTGTTGCGACGTTTCACCAATTATCAATTGGCTTCTTCGGGCGAATGATGCTCCCGATGATAGAATGGCCCTTAATAGTGCGAGATTGTGCAGAGCGCACTGGACCTTGTCCAGCGCACGAAAGACGGCTTGGGATCTTGCGAACGGCCCGGTCCCACGCGTGCGATAAATTGAACCGGAGACCTCCTCTCTTGTTGAGTTTGGATCTTTCCACACGTTCCCAGATGGCTTCCTTGACGCCTCTTTCAAACCATCTGGATTCTCTGTCCAGGATAATCACTTCCCTGGTGTTAAATGAGTGGTTGCTAGTGTTGGTATGTGTGTATACTGCCGAATCCGGGATACTCTCTGAACTGCTGGGTCTTCGGTGCTGGTTCATGCGAGCTCTCAGTGATTGTTGAGTCTCTCCTACATAGAAGTCATTGCAATCCTCATGAGAACATCGAATGCTCGAATGCCATAGACCACGTTTCTCTGCTTTTCTTTTGCGACACGGTCCTTGACATGCACTAATCTCTGTCTTAATGTGATGTGGGATTTGAAGGCGGTGGTTATGCCCTGTCTCTGGAACAATCTCTTGACCTTGTCTGACAAGTCATGTACGTACGGAATAGTGATGGTGACTTTCCGTCCCTGTACCCCTTGCGCTCTCCGTGTGTTCTTGTTTGGTGGCTTTGGGTTGTCAGCTTTAGAGAAAGCCCAGTCAGGGTACCCACATCCGGCCAAGGCGTTTCTGATGTTGGTCTTTTCCTTTGTGGCCTCAGCTGGGCTGTGAACTATGGTGTCTGCTCTATGGAAAAGGGTCCTGATGACAGCAAGTTTGTGAATCAAGGGATGATGTGACTGGAAATTCAGGTACTTGTCTGTATGGGTTGGTTTTCTGTACACTGAAGTGGAGAGGGGGCCATCAGTCTCGACGTGGACCTCAACGTCTAGGAATGCCAGATTCCCATCCTTGCACGTTTCTTGTGTAAAGGAGATGTGTGTGTCCAAGGAGTTGATGTGACTGAAGAAGGAAGCACTCTCTTCTTCACGAAGGATGACAAAGGTGTCATCCACGTAACGGA
Coding sequences within:
- the LOC140243509 gene encoding uncharacterized protein is translated as MGSPVSPIAANIYMQEFETTALRTYSGHVPRIWLRYVDDTFVILREEESASFFSHINSLDTHISFTQETCKDGNLAFLDVEVHVETDGPLSTSVYRKPTHTDKYLNFQSHHPLIHKLAVIRTLFHRADTIVHSPAEATKEKTNIRNALAGCGYPDWAFSKADNPKPPNKNTRRAQGVQGRKVTITIPYVHDLSDKVKRLFQRQGITTAFKSHITLRQRLVHVKDRVAKEKQRNVVYGIRAFDVLMRIAMTSM